In the Thunnus albacares chromosome 10, fThuAlb1.1, whole genome shotgun sequence genome, AACTCCTGGATATGTGACAGAAGACTGGTCAAAATTTAAGTTTAAGAACATAGGATTAGATAATAACATCTTCAGGATGGTGTTGACAAGTCACAAAAAAAATTTGCAACAAACTTCCAACCACAAATTGTAACTATGCTGTGATCAATAAGTAATGAGACTTATGCAAATATATTCTCCCAGTTGGCCGTGCTGAAGTGTAGGCTGATAGCTCTGCTGCCTAATGTTTTGAAGTCCACAGATGCAAGACTGTTTTTCAGGCAAGATCTAAGACATCCTGGTGTGGTGCAGACAGtgactctgtttgtgtgtgtgtgtgtgtgtgtttttccagttGTGACTGTATGTATAAATAACTGATGACTGTATCTGATTGTGTGAAGATACCTGCGAAATCATTGCTAGAGGCGATGCAGGGAGACAAAAAACTGCCACTGGGAAGGCTCATATTTGGACAAGCACAATATGCAGTGTTACTGTGGTCTCTAGTGGTCAACCAAGGCGTTACACCTCCCAAGGACATGACAGATTTCCCAAGATGGAGCACTTTCTTTGCTCTAAGCTTTGTACTGCTAAAACTatttattcaaattaatttattaaaaacaactaCAACTATTCACAAACTCCAATCTTCAtgtgaaaaagtaaaaacaacttTACAGCAGTAGACAGCTCAGTGACCTCTAAAGGATACAGTCCAAATTTTTATTGGTGTACAATGAGATCAGCTGAGCATCCTTCATCTTGTCCCACTAGTTGGAAAACCCAACAAAAGTACGCTTTAAGTCAGTGAGGTAAACAATATCACCTGGCCTTTTCTCCTGATGCTAACTTGAGCATCATATGAGTTCAGAGGTGTCGTGCTTCAGGTAGTTCCTCAGGATCAGAGGAATGTCCAAACTGTCAATGGCAGACTCCTTCTTTGCAAAGGGGAGGTATCTTCGAATTGCTAGCCGAGTCTGCGACATCAGCGTTTTGGGACAAACTGTTGtagaaaaagacacacaaagttagATCAGCAGTTGCATTTTGAGATGTAACATGCTAAAAAATATTCAGAATCTACTATAATTTGTGTCTCACCTCTCTCTTTGAGCAGCAGAACCAGAGCCTCATTCTGCTTTGTAGTCTTGTCAATGATCAGTGTAGGGAGATACACATCTGCCCCAAAGTCTATGAGTAGCTGGATGTACTCCACCCCACATCCATAACGGAGACACACCTCCAGGACTGTCTTTGGCTGCTTTATCCTGGCCAGCATCTTGTCATCTGTGCAGTTGTAGTTGGGGTTGGCCCCGTGTAGTAGGAGCAGTTTAAAGCAGTCCAGGTGTCCATACACAGCCGAGATATAAAGAGCCCCTCTGCAGGCTGTGGCATTGGAGGCCCACTCTGGCACTTTGGGTTTGACGTCCACCTCAGCTCCATAACGAAGAAGCTCTCGGAGCACGTCTACGTCGCCCTCCCGGGCAGCAGTCAGCACTGGCGAGCAGTTGTTGTACTGGCTGCCGTTTGGATCGGCTCCGGCCTTCAGCAGGGCAACCACACAGTCCAGATGTTTCCCGCTGACAGCTGTGAACAAAGGCGTCTGAGCCTTCACGTCTAAGCTGTCTATCTGGATTGAAGCACAACAGTACAGTTTTAGGAAATGCATTCCTGACAAATGTTGGTTTCGTGATCCAAGAACGTAAAgaggctataatcaatatttttattttagcaatGGGACACAACACTACTTGTCTGTGCAGTCCACAATTACCCTCggctctacagagcattttggggtttttcagctcattattttatttttatggccTGCCATAagtgttttggttcactctcacagcatatagtgttgtttttcataGTGAAAACAgcagccaaaaaacaaaaaaacaactatgcTACctacccagcaccaaacagcagacagagaaacatAGTGACTAGCTGATAaacaaagtggagcatttaggagcttaagagccaaatatttcctcaggagttgatggatACCAGAAACAGAGCTACTAGCagaatgaatattggatttacatttgtcaggtggccaaaaacacaactccaaacTAATGTTAATGTTGCACTATATCCGCTGGAGGTAGGTAACTGTTTGTTAATAACATAAAAGGTAATTTatgtttccactgcccccaagtagccaaaaatgtgttaatgAAGGTTTAAGTTGGTCGTACGAGTACACAAAGTATCATAATATGTGAGTGTTGTGggtattatcaccttataaagttgtgaCAGCGAACAAAGTATTCCCCATTTACACATCCATCTTACACAGACCaacattataatttatttaaccATAACCTGGGGAAAATATATTGGGTCTACTGGATCTTCCACACTGTTGACCAGCTATttactaactttgtctgtctttcatttgacatttgaagcTGGGCAGGTTTAGTCAAGTGGGTCTAACACGTCTAGTACATCTGGAAACAAAGAGCTTAAAGACACTAAAAGGATCTGTAAAGTTGAGGCGAACTGGGGttaattttctgtgggtttgacCACTTTCACTTTACATTTAGTTGTCAAATCCATTgtctaaataaaaatattgattgttaCAGCTTAAATAtccaaaatgtaatgaaaaggTATCTCACTTTATTGCAAAAGACGTGCAGGAACAATGGCTTTTAAATGAAGTGGGTGTTGGCTGAGTGCggtatattttatttattaaacaaaatactTCTGTCCATAACACCCACCAGCAGTCACATCTGTGGCGTCCCACCTGCCCCCTCCACACCCTCTCTAAAAGATCCatctcatcatcctcatctgAAAGCTGTACAACAAAAATCCTCCCTCTATATCTCACCTCTGCACCATGCTCCAGCAACACCTCCAGGCACCTCAAGTGTCCCAGGGCAGCAGCAGTGCGCAAGGGAGTCACTGGGACCCCCCACCCACTCCGAGCATTGATAGACCTCCTGTAACTCTCCTGAGACAGGAGCTCGGAGAGAAGTGTCACGTTGTCGCTGCTCACAGCGTTGTTCAAGGCCTGACACTGCTCGTTGTCCTCATCCCCCTCCTTAGGCTGCAGCAGGGAGAAGATCTTAGAAATGTCCATCAAACTCATGTTGACAGCTTGGCCCAGAACCATAATGTAACTCCAGGCTAATGCAAGTCAAAGCCCTTCCATCTGCAACAGCACAGAGAGATGATAATCCACACAAACACGTACACATCTGCCATGCTCCTGTCAtgtttgattaatttttttttggcatgatttttattttaacatttcaccATGAAAGTCTGTGACAGCTTCTTACTATGACCAAATACTACCACTACAAATGGAGGTAAACAACACAGGTTATTAATAAATGACACAGTTACTTTCTGTTTACAGGAGCAATCAAAGGAAACATCATAGTTGGATATAATGTGCTTGACTTCAAAACCccacataaatgtattttacatatttcaaaaaaatgaaTGCTTTTTGCCAGTAGCAACAAAGtcacaccatttttttttcaacagcagCGAACTGTGACTTACTGTAACAAGACACTCACCTCCTAGTTGCTTGCTGATGTTATATCCAAAGGTattaaaagaggagagaagttAAACACTTTCCATCATAAGTcatgtgaagaaagaaagaaagtaagacTGGAATACCCTCCAAGGAGTGTGTGATGCTTCCACAGGGGCTGTGAGCTGTGAAAAGTGCAGTAtggtgtgtctgtgcgtgtgtgtgtgtgtgtgtgtgtgtgtgtgtgtgtgtgttttggagaggggggggggctaATTTTAGGCCACAGATGGGCCTGGTTAAACTTCCATTCTTGGAGAGTCGAGGCTCTGGTTTATAATTAGAAAGGTGATAGAATTGTGACACTCAGTCGgtgattggtgtgtgtgtgtgtgactttgtcTCTATGTGtcctgaataaaaacaaaaatgaaatgaagacgCCTCCATGTCTTGGTTCAGCGTGTGTAGCGTGTTACAATTCTTCAGCTGGTCAAGCACGTTCAAACTGCTCACAACTGTATCTCTATAGTTTCCAGTGTGAAGATAAAGCCAAATAATCAATGAGGAAGGCCGTTAGTTTGCTGTATGTGTCCCGTTATCACCCTCTTTCCCTGATTCACACCAAGGCAGCCATTTTGGTAAGTGTCAGCTGCGTGACTGTCAGGAGCCGCCAGTCAGCTGTTCCTCTGCCAAACCCATGTCTTCATACTGCCCCATGTTTAGAAGGGAGGCTGAGATACACCACATTCTTTCAGCAGATGGCACAAGAGTCCAGATTCCTGGCATTGTACACATACATGAtgaagatttatttatttatttgagcaCAAAGGCACGGAACAATTAAACATGGATAACCAAGGTTTGCTTTTAATGCAAACTTTCTGAATCCCGACACAAGAACAGAGAAGAAATAAGCACATTAGCCACtgaaataatatgaataaattcTGCTTTGTGTTGTTAGGAAACTTTACATTTGAATTGCAACAAGCAAGTTACAGTATTACACAATGAATGTCATGAATTTAAACTGCATCTTTGACATCAAAATTCTCTAATTTTTGataactattttgtttttttttattattatgaatacaTTTCAGATAAAATACCACTATATATGAATTGTCTCACAGCCAGGCAATACAAAGCCAACCCATCACCTGCTAGTGATGCCACTGATAGCTGATATTGATATTAGGTACaactgtgcaatctaatgcaatccaatacaaaagctctgccataaattctacttttacaaagcttatacattttcagttttttgttgacattgtcaaaggtgataattctatgTTATGTTTGTTGTTGAGGTCATAGTGGTGTACTGGAATGCATTATATTGAAGTGTTAATAATATTTTGCCTCCCTCATACATCTTGATGgtgtggacaaaatattaagaacacttttcaatataatgcactccagcaCTGTTAGGTGGAacggagcaggtggacccaaatgcaggagactgCAGGCAGAGCCAGGCTGAATAATAACTTATTTATTCCAGTCTTGTGTTGGCAGAACAGTACAAACCTGAAAACACAACGATACAGAACAACAGCTCCAACAAAATTGAACCGAAAACCAAGACTTTAATACAAACTGAATTAATGAAGCAACtaggaacaggtggcaagacacaagggcaggctgggagcgTGTTGGCTGGGGAAGACGCAGGGAGCAc is a window encoding:
- the LOC122989892 gene encoding ankyrin repeat and SOCS box protein 12-like, coding for MVLGQAVNMSLMDISKIFSLLQPKEGDEDNEQCQALNNAVSSDNVTLLSELLSQESYRRSINARSGWGVPVTPLRTAAALGHLRCLEVLLEHGAEIDSLDVKAQTPLFTAVSGKHLDCVVALLKAGADPNGSQYNNCSPVLTAAREGDVDVLRELLRYGAEVDVKPKVPEWASNATACRGALYISAVYGHLDCFKLLLLHGANPNYNCTDDKMLARIKQPKTVLEVCLRYGCGVEYIQLLIDFGADVYLPTLIIDKTTKQNEALVLLLKERVCPKTLMSQTRLAIRRYLPFAKKESAIDSLDIPLILRNYLKHDTSELI